The following DNA comes from Mycobacteroides immunogenum.
CCGCCAACCGAAGCGCCAACGGCAGCGATCCCGACGACGATCCTGGTGCGGAGCTTGTACATCCTTGTATTCCTTCCGGTCACCAGCATTATTGCCATCAGGGCGGGCCCGGCAGTGCCGAATTGCGAAGACAGCCGCTCCCAGGGCGCCTTAGTTCAGGCCACCGCCGATGACCAGGATCTCTCCGGTGATCCACGAGGCAAGGTCCGAGGCCAGGAATGTCACTGCCGGTGCGATGTCCTCGGGGACGCCGATCCGGCCAAGGGGGGTTATGTTCTCAATTTCGGTGCGGAACTCACGGCTCGAGAAGGCACTCGACTGCATGCCGTCGGTCACGGTCAACCCGGGATTGACCGAGTTCACCCTGATGCCCCGCGGGCCGAGCTCTTTGGAGAGTGTGCCGGTAATCGTGTCCACCGCCCCCTTCGACGCGGTGTACACCAGCGAGTTGGCCGGCGTGAAGCTGGTGACACTCGACCCGATGTTGACGATGCTCGCGCCGGGACCGAGGGCGCTGCCGAGTGCTTCGGTGATCGTGGTCGCCAGGCCGAAGACGTTCAGGCTGAACTGGCGCTGAAGTTCCTCTGGGGTGACCGATTCAACCGTACCCATCTCGTACACCCCGGCGTTGTTGACGAGGATGTCGAGCTTGTCGATCCGAGTTCTGAGTTGAATGAAGAGTTCTCTGACGCTGGACGGGTCGGAGATATCAGCCTGGATGGCGAAGGCCTGGCCTCCGGCATCCAAGATTGACTTCACCACGTGGTCGGCTCCGCTCTTGCTTGACGAGTAGTGGACTGCCACATGTGCTCCCGCGGAAGCCAGGTCGCGCGCGATAGCCGCGCCGATTCCCTTCGACGCGCCCGTAACAAGTGCCGTCTTGCCTGTCAGAATGCTCATTGATCTCCGTCTTTCACTTGACCGCAACATATTTCATTTACATCCGGTTGCTTCCTCAGCGTAAATTCGTGGACTCAGTCCTGGAAGGGTGCGCTACTCCTACCTGGGCATCCGGTGCGGCTGAAGTGACGCGCCGCTGGGTGGGTGTATTACACCCTGGTTGGCGCGAGTCGCCGTGAGTATGTTGAGGACATGGATCGGCGAAATGAGTTGGGCGACTTTCTGAAGGCGCGCCGTGCTCTGGTTTCGCCGCGACAAGTAGGGCTGCCGGAGGACGAGCCGCGCCGCGTCTTGGGCCTGCGCCGGGAAGAGGTTGCCGCGCTGGCCGGGGTGAGTGCCGACTACTACAGCAGGCTTGAGCAGGGGCGTGAGCGACATCCCTCTGAGCAAGTGCTGCGGGCGATTTCCCGGGCGCTGCAGCTGGATACGCATGCGACTGAACATCTCGCCGGCCTTGCCCGGCCGTCTGGGGCAGCAGCCGATGTAGGCGGCCAGCGCGACGCCAGCGAGGGGACCATGAGAATCGTCAACAATGTGGTGCACGCCCCAGCGTTGGTCATCAGCCCGGCACTGGACATTCTGGCTATGAACGCTCGCGCGCAGGCGCTTTACGGTGACTTCTCGCGGGCCGACAACCTCGCGTACATGGTGTTTCTTGACCCCGTGGCCAACGAGTTCTACACCGAATGGGACGACATCGCGCGGGATACCGCCCGAAATCTGCGTGCTATGTCGGTGTCGTTTCGCGATGACCCTCGTGTGGCAGAAGTCGTGGGTGAGTTGACGATTCAGAGCGACGTTTTCACGTTCGTGTGGATGCAGCACGATGTTCGGCCGCGAACAAGCGGGACCAAACGATTCCGCCACAGCCAGGTCGGTGAGATCAGCCTTCAGTACGACAGCTTCGCGGTCGGTGGAGCACCCGGGCAGCAGCTGCTCATCTACTCGGCTGACCCCGGTAGTGCCGATGCCGATGGACTTGAGCTACTGGCCCGACTTGCGGCAGACCAGCAGCACGAGTAGTAGGAACCACATCCAAATCCCTTTGAGACAAGCGATATTCGCAGTCTCTTGAGTTCAGATTGCGCAGGATCGAATCGTGACATCAACACAGCCCGTTGGAGCAGGAACTCTTACCCTCGGCGGTGACATCACCGTCAATCGGCTCGGCTACGGCACGATGCAGTTGACCGGCCCAGGGGTATGGGGGCTGCCGCGAGATCCGGTATCCGCGGTGCGGTTGCTCATACGGGTGATCGAGTTGGGAGTGAACTTCCTGGACACCGCGGATGCGTACGGCCCGCAGATCGTCGAGGACCTGATCCGTGAAGCGCTGCACCCGTATCCTAGTGATCTCACGATCGCCACAAAAGTCGGTCTCGCGCGCACTGGCCCGGCGGAGTGGGGATGGATTCCGTTGGGGCGGCCCGAATACTTGCGCCAACAGACGGAAATGGGCCTACGGCGCCTGAAGCTGGAGCGCATCGACCTGCTCCAGCTGCATCGAGTCGACCCCACCGTTCCATTCGAAGACCAGATCGGCGAACTCAAGCT
Coding sequences within:
- a CDS encoding aldo/keto reductase is translated as MTSTQPVGAGTLTLGGDITVNRLGYGTMQLTGPGVWGLPRDPVSAVRLLIRVIELGVNFLDTADAYGPQIVEDLIREALHPYPSDLTIATKVGLARTGPAEWGWIPLGRPEYLRQQTEMGLRRLKLERIDLLQLHRVDPTVPFEDQIGELKLLRDEGKIRHVGLSEVSVDQLHAARQIVPIASVQNLFNLTNRSASDVVDYATAHDIAFIPYFPLATAGLDGAGSALDVIAHAHGRTPAQIALAWLLRRSPMVLPIPGTSSEAHLAQNVAAADIALSDAEFEALSAAVPLPDGRNE
- a CDS encoding helix-turn-helix domain-containing protein, which gives rise to MDRRNELGDFLKARRALVSPRQVGLPEDEPRRVLGLRREEVAALAGVSADYYSRLEQGRERHPSEQVLRAISRALQLDTHATEHLAGLARPSGAAADVGGQRDASEGTMRIVNNVVHAPALVISPALDILAMNARAQALYGDFSRADNLAYMVFLDPVANEFYTEWDDIARDTARNLRAMSVSFRDDPRVAEVVGELTIQSDVFTFVWMQHDVRPRTSGTKRFRHSQVGEISLQYDSFAVGGAPGQQLLIYSADPGSADADGLELLARLAADQQHE
- a CDS encoding SDR family NAD(P)-dependent oxidoreductase — its product is MSILTGKTALVTGASKGIGAAIARDLASAGAHVAVHYSSSKSGADHVVKSILDAGGQAFAIQADISDPSSVRELFIQLRTRIDKLDILVNNAGVYEMGTVESVTPEELQRQFSLNVFGLATTITEALGSALGPGASIVNIGSSVTSFTPANSLVYTASKGAVDTITGTLSKELGPRGIRVNSVNPGLTVTDGMQSSAFSSREFRTEIENITPLGRIGVPEDIAPAVTFLASDLASWITGEILVIGGGLN